A genomic stretch from Thermodesulfovibrionales bacterium includes:
- a CDS encoding antitoxin, protein MKKSKLFKNGQSQAVKLPKEFRLKGEHVFIKKYGNNLILIPAQSSWDSLIASLDKFSDDFMIDRIQDRDEDKGILNMNFIFDKNLKE, encoded by the coding sequence ATGAAAAAATCAAAGCTTTTTAAGAATGGGCAGAGTCAGGCTGTGAAGCTCCCGAAAGAATTCAGATTAAAAGGAGAACATGTTTTTATAAAAAAGTATGGCAATAATTTAATACTCATTCCAGCTCAAAGTTCTTGGGATTCTCTGATAGCCAGTCTTGATAAATTTTCCGATGATTTCATGATTGATAGAATTCAAGATAGAGATGAAGATAAGGGAATTCTTAATATGAATTTTATATTTGATAAAAATCTCAAGGAATAA
- a CDS encoding restriction endonuclease subunit S: MKTKRNIKAPKSSMPLFESFQREDSKSEVITNNKPLPQGWVLVKLGEVCLEPQYGWTTSASKRGKLHLLRTSDITSETIEWDSVPFCKVEPPDIEKYILRDGDIVISRAGSVGFSHLIKNPKKAIFASYLIRFKPLINEQFLAYFLKSPSYWQSISEKSLGIAIPNVNASKLRQIPIPLPPLSEQKRIVAKIEELFTRLDAGVEALKKAKTLIMRYRQAVLKYAFNGKLTEEWRNNSKSLKENERKKANLNEEILRFAQNDKEKEANNDLPHLPEGWRWVRLGEVAEINPKFNGDDISDDIEVTFLPMKCVKELTGHLDLTNIKKLSEVKKGYTSFVDGDVLFAKITPCMENGKVAIAYNLRNSIGFGSTEFHVVRVGKLLLNKFLFFFFIREDFRKDAQRHMTGSAGQLRVPVSYMQQIYIPLPPLPEQHQIVSEIERRFSVIEQIERVVDQSLKQADRLRQSILKRAFEGKLVPQDPNDEPAEKLLERIKQKKEKNK; the protein is encoded by the coding sequence GTGAAGACAAAAAGAAATATAAAGGCTCCTAAAAGTTCAATGCCGCTTTTTGAATCTTTTCAAAGAGAAGATAGTAAATCTGAGGTTATTACCAATAATAAGCCTCTTCCTCAAGGCTGGGTTTTAGTGAAATTGGGGGAAGTATGTTTAGAACCTCAATATGGATGGACTACAAGTGCGAGTAAACGAGGAAAACTCCATCTATTGCGAACTTCAGATATTACCTCAGAAACTATTGAATGGGATTCTGTTCCGTTTTGTAAAGTAGAACCGCCAGACATAGAAAAATATATATTGAGAGACGGAGATATTGTTATTTCAAGGGCTGGTTCAGTCGGTTTTAGCCACCTTATTAAAAATCCAAAAAAGGCTATTTTTGCTTCTTATCTTATTCGTTTTAAGCCATTAATAAACGAACAATTTTTGGCATATTTTTTAAAAAGTCCTTCTTATTGGCAGTCTATTTCGGAAAAGAGTCTTGGTATTGCTATTCCTAATGTTAATGCCTCTAAGTTAAGACAAATTCCAATCCCTCTCCCTCCTTTATCAGAGCAAAAGAGAATTGTTGCAAAGATTGAGGAGTTGTTTACGAGGTTGGATGCAGGTGTGGAGGCTTTAAAGAAGGCAAAAACGCTAATAATGCGTTATCGTCAAGCAGTTTTAAAATATGCCTTTAATGGTAAGTTAACAGAAGAATGGCGGAATAATAGCAAATCATTGAAAGAGAATGAGAGAAAAAAAGCCAATTTAAATGAAGAGATTCTTCGCTTCGCTCAGAATGACAAAGAAAAAGAGGCTAACAATGACCTTCCCCATCTACCAGAGGGATGGAGATGGGTGAGATTGGGGGAAGTTGCAGAGATTAATCCCAAATTTAATGGAGATGATATTTCTGATGATATAGAAGTTACTTTTTTGCCAATGAAATGCGTTAAAGAATTAACAGGACATCTTGATCTAACCAATATTAAAAAATTGTCTGAGGTTAAAAAAGGATATACCTCTTTTGTTGATGGTGACGTGCTTTTTGCAAAAATTACACCATGTATGGAAAATGGTAAAGTTGCAATTGCATATAATTTAAGAAATAGTATAGGCTTTGGTTCTACCGAATTTCATGTAGTTAGGGTGGGCAAGTTGCTTTTAAACAAATTTTTGTTTTTCTTTTTTATCCGAGAAGATTTTAGAAAAGATGCTCAAAGGCATATGACTGGCTCAGCAGGACAGTTGAGAGTTCCAGTGAGTTATATGCAACAAATCTATATCCCCCTCCCTCCTCTTCCTGAACAGCATCAGATTGTTTCAGAAATTGAGCGGAGGTTTTCTGTGATTGAGCAGATTGAAAGGGTTGTTGACCAGAGCCTCAAGCAGGCTGACAGGCTTAGGCAGAGCATTTTAAAGAGAGCCTTTGAGGGTAAGCTCGTGCCTCAAGACCCCAATGACGAACCTGCAGAGAAATTATTGGAGAGGATAAAACAGAAGAAGGAAAAAAATAAATAG
- a CDS encoding type II toxin-antitoxin system HicB family antitoxin: MRVLNYRIFLRKEPEGGYTVTVPSLPGCITYGETIEEAVKMAKEAIELYIETLASHGEEIPIEDSIFETTVAIEANA; encoded by the coding sequence ATGAGGGTTTTAAACTATAGAATTTTTCTCAGAAAAGAGCCCGAAGGTGGTTACACAGTCACAGTTCCATCATTACCGGGTTGTATTACTTATGGTGAGACAATAGAGGAAGCAGTTAAGATGGCAAAAGAGGCAATTGAACTTTATATAGAAACTCTTGCTTCACACGGTGAAGAGATACCTATAGAAGATAGTATATTTGAAACTACTGTGGCTATAGAAGCCAATGCCTAA
- a CDS encoding type II toxin-antitoxin system HicA family toxin: MPKLPSLTPQEVINILEKKGYILERIKGSHRIYRHPETRKMVVIPYHKKDLPKGTLLEILKQAGITKKEIEKLT; this comes from the coding sequence ATGCCTAAGCTACCCTCACTAACTCCTCAAGAAGTCATTAATATTCTTGAGAAAAAAGGCTATATACTTGAGAGAATAAAGGGAAGTCATCGGATATACCGACATCCTGAAACAAGGAAGATGGTAGTTATACCATATCATAAAAAGGATCTGCCAAAGGGTACACTTCTTGAAATATTAAAACAGGCGGGGATAACCAAGAAAGAAATAGAAAAGTTGACTTAG